From Actinopolymorpha cephalotaxi, one genomic window encodes:
- a CDS encoding carbohydrate ABC transporter permease — protein MTSDNSVRVARSRRPAASAPAQEPSRRRPSRQYPRWTPYAFLSPFFVLYAVFLLIPTVVALWISLHSWTGIGPMRWVGLQNYVRLFSDQSFQTAAVNTFWYVAASIFVIVPLALLIATGLAAKRLRLRDLFRVTFFLPFVLSPVVVALVFTILFDSQAGLVNSTLNILFGIGPVDWLGDAVWAKVTVIILLIWRYTGYLVIYFLAGLQSIPPELYEAADIDGGGVVQKFRNVTLPMLAPVTAFVGITSFIGAAQIFEEPFILTKGGPGESTLSIAYFIYRAAFTREQLGYAAAASFLLFVVLFIATRISRHFFGIGREDRA, from the coding sequence ATGACGTCTGACAACTCGGTGCGTGTCGCCCGCTCACGCCGCCCCGCGGCATCGGCTCCGGCTCAGGAACCATCGCGACGTCGACCCTCTCGCCAGTACCCGCGGTGGACTCCGTACGCCTTCCTGTCGCCGTTCTTCGTCCTCTACGCCGTCTTTCTGCTCATCCCGACAGTCGTCGCCCTGTGGATCAGCCTGCACAGCTGGACCGGGATCGGGCCGATGCGCTGGGTCGGCCTGCAGAACTACGTGCGGCTCTTCTCCGACCAGAGCTTCCAGACGGCGGCGGTGAACACCTTCTGGTACGTGGCGGCGAGCATCTTCGTCATCGTGCCCCTGGCGCTGCTGATCGCCACCGGCCTGGCTGCGAAGCGACTCAGGCTGCGTGACCTGTTCCGGGTCACGTTCTTCCTTCCGTTCGTGCTGTCGCCCGTCGTGGTCGCCCTCGTCTTCACGATTCTCTTCGACTCCCAGGCCGGGCTGGTCAACTCGACGCTCAACATCCTCTTCGGCATCGGTCCGGTGGACTGGTTGGGTGACGCCGTGTGGGCCAAGGTCACCGTCATCATCCTGCTGATCTGGCGCTACACCGGCTACCTGGTGATCTACTTTCTGGCGGGGCTGCAGTCGATCCCGCCCGAGCTCTACGAGGCCGCCGACATCGACGGCGGTGGTGTCGTACAGAAGTTCCGCAACGTGACGTTGCCGATGCTCGCGCCGGTGACCGCGTTCGTCGGCATCACGTCGTTCATCGGAGCCGCACAGATCTTCGAGGAACCCTTCATCCTGACCAAGGGCGGTCCTGGGGAATCGACCCTCAGCATCGCCTACTTCATCTACCGTGCCGCGTTCACCCGCGAGCAACTCGGCTATGCCGCCGCGGCGAGCTTCCTGTTGTTCGTCGTCCTCTTCATCGCGACCCGGATCAGCCGGCACTTCTTCGGAATCGGACGAGAGGATCGGGCATGA
- a CDS encoding M23 family metallopeptidase, which produces MLFAATAGASVALAAGGAFTYSHVFASVEPQAKVLYEPTPSQRVVTHRPNRGGVRAPLPTVTEMAMASTLPPTPTPTPTRTARPTSKPTRTATPTPKPRPKPKAVSRPQPKPQPKPQPKPKPQPKPAAAPVRLADGRPNFQLPFRCGQRWRATTYAGHNPEQGKIDWFYQDGTTRGQDVLASAPGVVDHISPNSGLIELDHGGGWYSVYIHMPTFAVSEGQKVAQGQKIGEVGSVNTDVAHLHYEQVFDENGDGRGSTPDEIQIPLIIQGTKYALTESTDDVVVTSRNNCG; this is translated from the coding sequence GTGCTGTTTGCCGCGACCGCCGGGGCAAGCGTCGCGCTCGCGGCCGGCGGCGCCTTCACTTACTCGCACGTGTTCGCCTCCGTCGAGCCGCAGGCGAAGGTGCTGTACGAGCCGACCCCGAGCCAGCGAGTCGTCACCCACCGCCCGAATCGGGGTGGGGTGCGCGCCCCGCTGCCGACCGTGACGGAGATGGCGATGGCGAGCACGCTGCCCCCGACTCCCACGCCCACACCTACTCGTACGGCCAGGCCCACATCGAAGCCGACCAGGACCGCAACCCCCACACCGAAACCCAGGCCGAAGCCGAAAGCGGTCTCCAGGCCCCAACCCAAGCCCCAACCCAAGCCCCAGCCCAAGCCGAAACCGCAACCGAAGCCGGCGGCCGCGCCCGTCCGGCTGGCCGACGGCAGGCCGAACTTCCAGCTGCCGTTCAGGTGCGGGCAGCGCTGGCGCGCCACGACCTACGCGGGTCACAACCCCGAGCAGGGCAAGATCGACTGGTTCTACCAGGACGGGACCACGCGCGGACAGGACGTCCTCGCGTCCGCGCCGGGTGTCGTCGACCACATCTCACCCAACTCCGGGCTGATCGAACTGGACCACGGCGGCGGCTGGTACTCGGTCTACATCCACATGCCCACCTTCGCTGTCAGCGAGGGCCAGAAGGTCGCACAGGGCCAGAAGATCGGCGAGGTCGGCTCGGTCAACACCGATGTCGCCCACCTGCACTACGAGCAGGTCTTCGACGAGAACGGCGACGGTCGCGGATCGACGCCGGACGAGATCCAGATCCCGCTGATCATCCAGGGCACGAAGTACGCGCTCACGGAGTCCACGGACGACGTGGTGGTCACCAGCAGGAACAACTGCGGCTGA
- a CDS encoding ABC transporter substrate-binding protein — protein sequence MTTADPVRFSRRTLLGAAASVGAGLTLSGCGGSHGPGQEPAQGKGGAEGYNGPAVTLQYWNGLTGGDGPVMKKLAAKFMAAHPKIKITTTSIAWADLFQKLPAAVQSGRAPDICLMHTADIATNAARRVVQPLDDVVKGLGLTAGDYAELVWKATFYKDQQYAIPLDIHPAGLYYNKKVLTQVGADPAKPPTTKDEFMAVLDKCRSKNVKGYWVSALSIGGLVAQSMIFQNGGYMINDDGTKTGFGDQPAIDSISYFKSLIDDGYSPKNAAADGDWVSFSNNKAAFMIVGPWMVTPCKEAKGLDWGCAPIPVFGSAQQTWAGSHCFTLPRQANQDKNKAAAARVFVNWMSQNSVGWAEAGMVPARKSVRESPEFSKYTDVKQFEKMIDWAHFPPNVPGAGDTDPEWSKAVSLAVTGKKPVAQALQDAAQKGDQILTANKKKYSG from the coding sequence ATGACCACTGCTGATCCGGTGCGGTTCAGTCGCCGGACCCTGCTCGGCGCCGCCGCCTCTGTCGGCGCCGGACTCACCTTGTCCGGCTGTGGTGGCAGTCACGGTCCGGGTCAGGAACCCGCGCAGGGCAAGGGCGGTGCCGAGGGCTACAACGGGCCTGCCGTGACCTTGCAGTACTGGAACGGCCTCACCGGCGGCGACGGCCCCGTGATGAAGAAGCTGGCCGCGAAGTTCATGGCCGCTCACCCGAAGATCAAGATCACCACCACGTCGATCGCCTGGGCGGACCTCTTCCAGAAGCTGCCGGCCGCGGTGCAGAGTGGTCGCGCCCCGGACATCTGCCTGATGCACACCGCCGACATCGCCACCAACGCCGCCCGCCGCGTGGTCCAGCCGCTCGACGACGTGGTGAAGGGTCTCGGGCTCACCGCTGGCGACTACGCCGAGCTGGTCTGGAAGGCGACCTTCTACAAGGACCAGCAGTACGCCATCCCGCTGGACATCCACCCGGCAGGCCTCTACTACAACAAGAAGGTGCTGACCCAGGTTGGCGCCGACCCGGCCAAACCGCCGACCACCAAGGACGAGTTCATGGCGGTGCTGGACAAGTGCAGGTCCAAGAACGTCAAGGGCTACTGGGTGAGCGCCCTGAGCATCGGCGGCCTGGTGGCGCAGTCGATGATCTTCCAGAACGGCGGCTACATGATCAACGACGACGGCACCAAGACCGGCTTCGGCGATCAGCCCGCGATCGACTCGATCAGCTACTTCAAGAGCCTGATCGACGACGGCTACTCGCCGAAGAACGCCGCCGCCGACGGCGACTGGGTCTCCTTCAGCAACAACAAGGCCGCCTTCATGATCGTCGGTCCGTGGATGGTCACCCCGTGCAAGGAGGCAAAGGGCCTGGACTGGGGCTGTGCGCCGATCCCGGTGTTCGGTTCGGCGCAGCAGACGTGGGCGGGCTCGCACTGCTTCACGTTGCCGCGCCAGGCCAACCAGGACAAGAACAAGGCGGCCGCGGCGCGTGTCTTCGTCAACTGGATGAGCCAGAACTCCGTCGGGTGGGCCGAGGCTGGCATGGTGCCGGCGCGCAAGTCCGTCCGCGAGTCGCCGGAGTTCTCCAAGTACACCGATGTGAAGCAGTTCGAGAAGATGATCGACTGGGCCCACTTCCCGCCCAACGTGCCGGGCGCCGGTGACACCGATCCCGAGTGGAGCAAGGCCGTCAGCCTCGCGGTGACCGGGAAGAAGCCGGTCGCGCAGGCCCTGCAGGACGCGGCCCAGAAGGGCGACCAGATCCTGACCGCGAACAAGAAGAAGTACAGCGGATGA
- a CDS encoding GNAT family N-acetyltransferase: MLIRRETAADVPAVGAVTGAAFAKPDTPAPVEVRILDGLRASPAWLPPLSLVAIGAQEEVLGHAVCTRGYVGAVPALGLGPISVHPDHQRRGVGLALMHALLGAADAVGEPFVALVGNPVYYGRYGFSTGTDFGIAPPDPAWGEAFQVRTLTAYEPTVRGTFTFAEAFDVA, from the coding sequence ATGTTGATCCGACGCGAGACGGCGGCCGACGTGCCTGCCGTAGGGGCTGTCACGGGAGCCGCGTTCGCCAAGCCGGACACGCCGGCTCCTGTCGAGGTGAGAATTCTCGACGGGCTACGCGCCAGCCCCGCCTGGCTGCCGCCGCTGTCCCTGGTGGCGATCGGCGCACAGGAGGAGGTCCTCGGGCACGCGGTGTGCACCCGGGGGTACGTCGGCGCAGTGCCTGCTCTTGGCCTCGGCCCGATCAGCGTGCACCCCGACCACCAACGTCGCGGCGTCGGGCTTGCCCTCATGCACGCTCTGCTGGGTGCGGCGGATGCTGTCGGCGAACCATTCGTCGCCCTGGTCGGCAACCCGGTCTACTACGGCCGATACGGCTTCAGCACCGGCACGGACTTCGGGATCGCGCCACCGGATCCCGCCTGGGGGGAGGCCTTTCAGGTACGCACGTTGACCGCGTACGAGCCCACGGTCCGGGGCACGTTCACGTTCGCCGAGGCCTTCGACGTGGCGTGA
- a CDS encoding carbohydrate ABC transporter permease, with protein MSRTGLRHHRPLTPYLFVAPYVVLLLAFVVGPAVFGVWMSLHNWDFMLPGKPWVGLQNYLDLLDSSSVIFHPFWNGMKNTFLFVLISVPFLVTIPLGLSLLLNQKFAGRTFFRAVVFTPFVLGVAVVGLLFGYLFDPEVGLINGILSGVGLPKVAWLTTQPQAWITIVVTTIWWTIGFNAVIFLAGLQGLPGELYEAAELDGAGRWARFRHVTVPGLRNIFLFVVTTTILASANLFGQPYILTRGGPGDSTTTAIMAMTNEGLRGFRMGTAAAMSYVLALALTFISIANFLIMRERKPS; from the coding sequence ATGAGCCGGACCGGGTTGCGGCACCACCGCCCGCTGACGCCATACCTGTTCGTCGCACCGTACGTCGTGCTGCTGTTGGCCTTCGTGGTGGGACCCGCGGTCTTCGGCGTCTGGATGAGCCTGCACAACTGGGACTTCATGCTGCCGGGCAAGCCATGGGTGGGTTTGCAGAACTACCTCGACCTGCTCGACTCCAGCTCGGTGATCTTCCATCCGTTCTGGAACGGCATGAAGAACACCTTCCTGTTCGTGCTGATCAGCGTGCCGTTCCTGGTGACGATCCCGCTGGGGTTGTCGCTGCTGCTCAACCAGAAGTTCGCCGGCCGCACGTTCTTTCGTGCGGTCGTGTTCACGCCGTTCGTACTCGGGGTCGCGGTGGTCGGCCTGCTCTTCGGCTACCTCTTCGACCCCGAGGTCGGGCTGATCAACGGCATCCTGAGCGGGGTCGGGCTGCCGAAGGTCGCCTGGCTGACCACTCAGCCGCAGGCCTGGATCACGATCGTGGTCACGACGATCTGGTGGACGATCGGCTTCAACGCGGTGATCTTCCTTGCCGGGTTGCAGGGTCTGCCCGGAGAGCTGTACGAGGCGGCGGAGCTTGACGGCGCCGGCCGGTGGGCGAGGTTCCGGCACGTGACCGTGCCGGGCCTGCGCAACATCTTCCTGTTCGTGGTGACGACGACCATCCTGGCCAGCGCGAACCTGTTCGGACAGCCGTACATCCTGACCAGAGGCGGCCCGGGCGACAGCACCACGACGGCGATCATGGCGATGACCAACGAGGGCCTGCGCGGCTTCCGGATGGGCACCGCCGCGGCGATGAGCTACGTGCTGGCGCTGGCCCTGACGTTCATCTCCATCGCCAACTTCCTGATCATGCGGGAGCGGAAGCCGTCATGA
- a CDS encoding FadR/GntR family transcriptional regulator, translating to MPPRVIPVGSNSGRRPVARPQRFGDVVAEELVRSLARGDVAAGERLPPEPKLQEEFGVSRTVLREALKFVESRGMISIRQGRGAVVQPTDAWNLLDPLVLSATLETHPTPEVFEHLMDVRELLEPALTRSAASRIGEEDLRRLGELLLHMAEEVADSEQYLLHDVEFHAVINRNGDNLIARSILSSIELPLRTSRRMTNTNPGALARAQEDHQAVYDLLRAGDGDGAADAMRTHLSTSRDQLLRRWSSSAG from the coding sequence ATGCCGCCGAGAGTGATTCCCGTGGGATCGAATTCCGGCAGAAGACCGGTGGCTCGGCCGCAACGTTTCGGTGATGTCGTTGCCGAAGAACTCGTGCGTTCGCTTGCCCGAGGAGATGTGGCGGCAGGTGAGCGGCTACCTCCGGAGCCGAAACTGCAGGAGGAGTTCGGGGTCAGCCGCACGGTGTTGAGGGAGGCGCTCAAGTTCGTCGAGAGCCGCGGCATGATCAGCATCCGGCAGGGGCGTGGCGCGGTGGTGCAACCGACGGACGCGTGGAATCTGCTGGACCCCCTCGTACTGTCCGCCACGTTGGAGACCCACCCCACACCTGAGGTGTTCGAGCACCTGATGGATGTCAGGGAGCTCCTCGAACCCGCTCTCACCAGGTCGGCTGCCTCCCGGATCGGTGAGGAGGACCTCCGTCGGTTGGGTGAACTACTACTGCACATGGCCGAGGAGGTCGCCGACTCCGAGCAGTATCTGCTGCACGATGTCGAGTTTCACGCCGTCATCAACCGCAACGGGGACAACCTGATCGCGCGATCGATCCTTTCCTCGATCGAGCTGCCGCTGCGCACGAGCCGGAGGATGACGAACACCAACCCCGGTGCTCTGGCAAGAGCGCAGGAAGACCATCAAGCCGTCTACGACCTGCTGCGCGCCGGGGACGGCGATGGCGCGGCTGACGCCATGCGTACTCACCTGTCCACGTCGCGGGACCAACTACTTCGGCGATGGTCGTCGAGCGCCGGGTAA
- the gvpJ gene encoding gas vesicle protein GvpJ: MAAVYAQNISRAPRPHRLAEVVEAVLHKGIVIEANLRVAVVGAELLALETRAVIASIDTYIRFAEVVSRLDWGRQEDVAGMPVGAMRGATPLAAADRTVLVSKDGDAGDADAGEERKPVDRPLDGRYELRGLLGHGGMAEVWDAADNLLGRSVAVKILRSHLAVQPEFLARFRREARLAAALSHPSIVAVHDTGTTHHGGVDVPFIVMEQIEGTTLKEVAAESGPLRPGRSLEILIDVLDALQASHRHGIVHRDVKPGNIMVTTSGAIKVMDFGIACSPTEQTGRLTDPAAIVGTAQYLSPEQAAGRPIDNRSDIYAVGCVLYELLTGVPPFTGPTPYEVACRHMHEEPLAPSVLLPGLPPEYDAIVLRALQKDPDRRYQSAASMRRAISRALTSSIGGRAEHVPG; the protein is encoded by the coding sequence ATGGCTGCCGTGTACGCGCAGAACATCAGCCGCGCGCCCCGACCACACAGGCTCGCCGAGGTCGTCGAAGCCGTGCTCCACAAGGGCATCGTCATCGAAGCGAACCTGCGGGTGGCGGTCGTCGGCGCCGAACTCCTCGCACTCGAGACGCGTGCGGTGATCGCGAGCATCGACACCTACATCCGGTTCGCCGAGGTGGTCAGCCGGCTGGACTGGGGGCGTCAAGAAGACGTTGCCGGCATGCCGGTCGGCGCGATGCGCGGCGCCACGCCGCTGGCCGCCGCCGACCGGACCGTACTCGTCTCGAAGGACGGCGATGCCGGTGACGCGGACGCCGGGGAGGAACGGAAGCCCGTCGACCGGCCGCTCGACGGGCGGTACGAACTTCGCGGGCTGCTCGGCCACGGCGGGATGGCCGAAGTGTGGGACGCCGCGGACAACCTCCTCGGCAGGTCGGTGGCCGTCAAGATTCTGCGCAGCCACCTCGCCGTACAGCCGGAGTTCCTCGCACGTTTTCGTCGCGAGGCGCGGTTGGCGGCCGCCCTCAGCCACCCGTCCATCGTCGCCGTCCACGACACCGGTACGACCCACCACGGAGGGGTCGACGTTCCGTTCATCGTCATGGAGCAGATCGAGGGCACGACCCTCAAGGAGGTGGCCGCCGAAAGCGGCCCGCTTCGGCCCGGGCGCAGCCTGGAGATCCTCATCGACGTCCTGGACGCGCTCCAGGCCAGCCACCGGCACGGCATAGTCCATCGAGACGTCAAGCCGGGCAACATCATGGTCACCACGTCGGGCGCCATCAAGGTGATGGACTTCGGTATCGCCTGCTCTCCCACCGAGCAGACCGGCCGCCTGACCGACCCGGCCGCGATAGTCGGCACCGCCCAGTATCTGTCTCCCGAACAGGCTGCCGGACGTCCGATCGACAACCGCAGTGACATCTACGCGGTCGGCTGTGTGCTGTACGAACTGCTCACCGGAGTTCCTCCGTTCACGGGCCCCACTCCGTACGAAGTCGCCTGCCGCCACATGCACGAGGAACCGCTCGCTCCGTCGGTTCTCCTTCCGGGCCTCCCGCCGGAGTACGACGCGATCGTGCTGCGCGCCCTGCAGAAGGATCCCGACCGCCGCTACCAGTCCGCGGCCAGCATGCGCCGCGCGATTTCACGTGCCCTGACGTCGAGCATCGGCGGCCGGGCAGAGCACGTCCCCGGCTGA
- a CDS encoding carbohydrate ABC transporter permease, with translation MSVTDVSTHTTPRADRPHPNSPGSAGGRGRAARRALLYLGLAIVLLGSVLPMVWAVSGSFKSIDEIFAIPPHLIPKHATFANYVTVFTDISLPKWLWTSLWTALVSTTISVIFSTMGGYAFAKFRFRGSQILFDIMFSSMMIPVTVLVIPLFVQIAGMGLGNSYVALILPWLAPAFGIFMMRQFIVQAVPTQMIEAARIDGAGELSIFFRIVLPVLRPALGALAVWLFLTSYNNFMWPLIVIADANKYTLPLGLNSLTSAYTADYGVILAGSVIAAIPTVALFIALRKQLISGLTLGAVKG, from the coding sequence ATGAGCGTCACCGACGTCTCCACTCACACCACGCCCCGCGCCGATCGGCCACACCCGAATTCGCCGGGCAGCGCGGGAGGGCGAGGGCGTGCGGCGCGGCGGGCCCTGTTGTATCTCGGCCTGGCCATCGTCTTGCTGGGCTCGGTCCTGCCGATGGTCTGGGCGGTCTCCGGCTCGTTCAAGAGCATCGACGAGATCTTCGCGATCCCGCCACACCTGATCCCGAAGCATGCGACGTTCGCCAACTACGTCACGGTGTTCACCGACATCTCGCTGCCGAAGTGGCTCTGGACAAGCCTGTGGACCGCGTTGGTGAGTACGACGATCTCGGTGATCTTCTCCACGATGGGCGGCTACGCCTTCGCGAAGTTCCGCTTCCGTGGCAGCCAGATCCTGTTCGACATCATGTTCTCCTCGATGATGATCCCCGTCACGGTGCTGGTGATCCCGCTGTTCGTCCAGATCGCCGGGATGGGCCTCGGCAACAGCTACGTCGCGTTGATCCTGCCGTGGCTCGCGCCCGCCTTCGGGATCTTCATGATGCGCCAGTTCATCGTCCAGGCGGTGCCGACCCAGATGATCGAGGCCGCCCGTATCGACGGCGCCGGCGAGCTCTCGATCTTCTTCCGGATCGTCCTGCCCGTTCTCCGCCCCGCCCTCGGCGCACTCGCGGTCTGGCTCTTCCTCACCAGCTACAACAACTTCATGTGGCCGCTGATCGTCATCGCCGACGCCAACAAGTACACCCTGCCGCTGGGGCTGAACTCGCTCACCAGCGCCTACACGGCGGACTACGGGGTGATCCTGGCCGGATCGGTCATCGCCGCCATCCCCACCGTCGCGCTGTTCATCGCACTCCGCAAGCAGCTGATCAGC
- a CDS encoding carbohydrate ABC transporter permease, whose amino-acid sequence MTMTKLITSGPSGSASTELGRRAHQRGYSRSRVGPLTYVAMTVISLIFVLPLLWMVLTTFKTESDARSIPIRVLPSEWTLRAYRVIFDDAANPVYTWLFNSLMVSVLHMLLTLAVASAAAYALARMQFAGRNLLFGVLIATLFVPGFIFFMPNYLTMSTLGWLDSYWALVVPGAAGAFGVFFLRQFFLSIPRELEESALIDGANSWTIFTRIVLPLSKPGLVTLAVLSFLGAWNDFIWPVFVLFSPNKMTLAPGLATLQGAYTTDYPVVMAGATVAAVPVLILYVVVQRYVIEGVANSGLKG is encoded by the coding sequence ATGACGATGACCAAGTTGATCACCAGCGGCCCATCCGGCTCCGCGTCCACCGAACTCGGCCGGCGAGCTCACCAGCGGGGCTACTCCCGAAGCAGGGTAGGGCCGCTGACGTACGTCGCGATGACAGTGATCTCGCTGATCTTCGTGCTGCCGTTGCTGTGGATGGTGCTCACGACGTTCAAGACCGAGTCCGACGCCCGTTCGATCCCGATCCGGGTGCTGCCCAGCGAGTGGACCCTGCGGGCGTACAGGGTGATCTTCGACGACGCCGCGAACCCTGTCTACACGTGGTTGTTCAACTCGCTGATGGTGTCGGTGCTGCACATGCTGCTCACCCTGGCGGTGGCGTCGGCGGCGGCCTACGCGCTGGCCCGGATGCAGTTCGCCGGCCGTAACCTGCTGTTCGGCGTACTCATCGCCACGCTCTTCGTTCCCGGCTTCATCTTCTTCATGCCGAACTACCTCACGATGAGCACGCTCGGCTGGCTGGACAGCTACTGGGCACTGGTGGTGCCGGGTGCGGCCGGCGCGTTCGGCGTCTTCTTCCTCCGCCAGTTCTTCCTGTCGATCCCTCGCGAACTGGAGGAGAGCGCCCTGATCGACGGCGCGAACTCGTGGACGATCTTCACCCGGATCGTGCTGCCGCTCTCGAAGCCCGGGCTGGTGACGCTTGCGGTGCTGAGTTTCCTCGGTGCGTGGAACGACTTCATCTGGCCGGTGTTCGTGCTCTTCAGTCCCAACAAGATGACGCTGGCACCCGGCCTCGCCACCCTCCAGGGGGCCTACACCACCGACTATCCGGTGGTGATGGCCGGAGCGACCGTGGCCGCCGTCCCGGTGCTGATTCTCTACGTCGTGGTGCAGCGTTACGTGATCGAGGGCGTCGCCAACAGTGGGCTGAAGGGCTGA
- a CDS encoding ABC transporter substrate-binding protein, whose amino-acid sequence MSSRHPTLLTLRSSDHRIIICFGGAAVAHTHPQSSSVRTGAGSMTRRGFLTAAGGAAIGAGVGLTGCGRSEAQTPKSSGPVDLQVWTNDPNYPAYFTYWAKQLNQRPDKRFDYRISSLIQSTDQVVTKLLTSYMSGTRLPDMPGFEISQFSRLQRDDIGGQFAVDLRKEIPHLDRDFYKARIVPYSSGDAVYGLDSDMCMGVYYYREDLWKKYGLSTDFETWDDLLAIGAKAHRDHDVAVAAVSSNDITWMTMLMLQQGGQCFGADGSLQVDNPHTVDALKLLRRGVQSGAFMDLSNFYGAAGVAAMNAGQVIGYIMPDWFQPFVLQLNAPKLSGRWRIRPFPRFTTGHATAVWGGTGFGVTKNQPGTTAALDLLKQAYCTREGQVQRFLKASYLPTMKNAWQDARLRKYESKYLGGQRPFDVYGQIVEDTPTMVTSPYWDVMNARMTIALSETMRGIQSPERAVRDAADSIRSQMAR is encoded by the coding sequence GTGAGCTCTCGACACCCAACTCTGCTTACCTTACGATCATCTGATCATCGAATCATCATCTGTTTTGGAGGAGCAGCAGTGGCTCATACCCACCCGCAATCCAGCAGTGTCCGGACCGGTGCCGGCTCGATGACTCGCCGAGGCTTTCTGACCGCCGCCGGTGGGGCGGCCATCGGCGCGGGGGTGGGATTGACCGGCTGTGGCCGTTCCGAGGCGCAGACTCCGAAATCGTCGGGCCCGGTCGACCTGCAGGTCTGGACGAATGATCCGAACTACCCGGCCTACTTCACCTACTGGGCCAAGCAGTTGAACCAACGGCCGGACAAGCGCTTCGACTACCGGATCAGTTCGCTGATCCAGTCCACCGACCAGGTGGTCACCAAGCTTCTGACCTCGTACATGTCCGGAACGCGACTGCCAGACATGCCCGGCTTCGAGATCAGTCAGTTCTCCCGCCTCCAACGCGACGACATCGGCGGCCAGTTCGCAGTCGATCTGCGCAAGGAGATCCCCCATCTGGACAGGGATTTCTACAAGGCCCGCATCGTTCCCTACAGCTCCGGTGACGCGGTCTACGGGCTGGACTCCGACATGTGCATGGGGGTGTATTACTACCGCGAGGACCTCTGGAAGAAGTACGGCCTGAGCACCGACTTCGAGACCTGGGACGACCTGCTCGCCATCGGAGCGAAAGCACACCGGGATCACGACGTCGCGGTGGCTGCCGTCAGCTCGAACGACATCACCTGGATGACGATGCTGATGCTGCAGCAGGGCGGGCAGTGCTTCGGAGCCGACGGCAGTCTGCAGGTCGACAACCCGCACACCGTCGACGCGCTGAAGCTGCTGCGGCGCGGGGTGCAGTCCGGCGCGTTCATGGACCTGTCCAACTTCTACGGCGCGGCCGGCGTGGCGGCCATGAACGCCGGGCAGGTCATCGGCTACATCATGCCGGACTGGTTCCAGCCCTTCGTACTGCAACTCAACGCACCCAAGCTGAGCGGCAGATGGCGGATCCGCCCGTTCCCCCGTTTCACAACCGGCCATGCGACGGCGGTGTGGGGCGGAACCGGCTTCGGCGTGACCAAGAACCAGCCGGGAACCACCGCCGCGCTCGACCTGCTGAAACAGGCCTACTGCACCCGGGAAGGACAGGTGCAGCGCTTCCTCAAGGCGTCCTATCTGCCGACCATGAAGAACGCCTGGCAGGACGCACGCCTGCGTAAGTACGAGTCCAAGTACCTCGGTGGGCAACGACCGTTCGACGTCTACGGGCAAATCGTCGAGGACACCCCCACGATGGTGACCAGTCCGTACTGGGACGTGATGAACGCGCGTATGACGATCGCGCTGTCGGAGACCATGCGGGGAATCCAGTCCCCGGAGCGGGCCGTCCGCGACGCGGCCGACTCGATCCGTTCCCAGATGGCCCGGTGA